CGAATTCCACTACCACTTTCATATCGTCCGCCTCAGAGTCCTGCCGTTGGCTGTCTTTGGTGGCCGACAAGTTATCAGCAAATGGGTCCACTGATGGTTCGTTTTGGGTACTCGGCGAAGGCGTTTCCGATGCCTCCTCCACTTCCATATCATCGGCTAGCAACTCTACATACACATCATCGAACGTTGTCGGGTTGTCCGTGGTCACGGTACTGCGGACCTCCGCCGTTGAGCCTGTTGTGCTTTCAACCTGCCGTGTTACGTCGGACTCTCCTGTTTCGGTCTCTCCGGAGCTCCGGGAGCTCGTCACGTATGCTCCGTTCGGTACGTCCAGTGCAGTTGTGGCGGTCAGGGTGACCATCGAGTCCATTGGCGTTTCCTGCGGGAACTTCATGCCGTCTGCCAGAGGTTCCACTTTTCCCGACCCGGGTTCTAGGTCGCCGCGTAGCTCTTGACATTTTCCATCGCAACCCGCCACAGAGCTATAGGTTGTCGCTGCTTCGCTAGGTTCGCTAGTGCCAGAGGGCGACGCATTCATGTCATCTTCATCCATGTCGGCTGCCAACAGTTCGACGGCTATCGCGCCTTCGGATGCATCGCTCCAGGGTGTTCTTTTTGGACCGCCGAAAACTGGATACATCGGTGGGGTGGCGATGCCAGTTGTAGCGTCTGATACTGCTGGGCTCACGCTGGTGGCGCTTGTTGGGCCAGCTGTTGATTCGTCTTCCACAGTTGGCGCTGCAGTGTTGGGGGGCACGGTCTCAGCCACAGTGTCTGAATCGCTTGATCCGCTGTTCTGTGGCTCACTTGATGTCGGGCTGTCAGTGGCCGAGGTATTGATCGTACTTGTAACATCCTCCGTTGCTTGAGTGGATGTGTCCGTCCGTTGttcttcctgttcctgttcctgttttgAATCCACCGATTTGTCCAACTCCATGTCGTCGGCCAACGGATCATCGGTTGTGGCTTGTGATTCCGAACCCAGTTTGGACCCGTACACGGACTGAAGGTTCGTGTCTGTAGTCGTTGTCAAGGCATCAGCCTGTGCACTATCGGAACTGTCCTCCGAGTAAGCCTCCGGGGCACTTTTCAGAAGCACCTTCATTTTGCTCATTGCGTCCGTCAGTATATTCCGCGGTGGAGTGGTTGCGTTCTCCACTTGGCCAGCGGTGGTAGGATTGCGGTTCTTTTCTTTATCCGCCTCTGATGCCGTCAAATTTTGAGTCTGGTCCTTTGAAGTCACGgtgtcgttggtggtggttggagATGACACCGTTTGATCGGCGCTTTCTGGGGAGTGTGGTGCCGCCACCTTGTCACCCAAGGATGCTGTGGTAGTTGTGGTCAGTTCTTCATTACCGATTTTCTCACTAGATGATGATGCCGTTGGAGGGTCTGTTGTGGCCTCGTTCTGTTCTTTTTGTACCAAACTATCGGTGACCGTTGTGCCAGACGTTGAAGTACTGGCTTCGGATGGACTTACGCTAGACAAAGCGTTGCCGGATGGCGTAGACTCAGTGTAAGCGGTTCCATCCTTAGCCCCTGCTGTAGCTTCACAGTTACACCActgcgccagcagcagttgcACCGTCAGTAGCACTCCGATGGCAGCGATTGCCGTAGCTCTGGACTGCACCATACTAACCTGACCACTAACTGATCTCggcagcgccaccagcagcagcagcgtgttcGTTCGTCAGCAAAGTGGGTTAACTTTTGCACACTAACCTTGCGCTGGTCATGCACTTTATAACCTCTCCCGGGTCCAGTGGGTGGCGGCAGATCATCGGTACGTGATTCCGCGAAAGCTAGAAAGCTGGCTCGTGCGGTTAGATAACGGCTGCCGAACATGTCTAAATGCATCGGATTCAATCAGAACTGAAAGAAAGGCTCCCCGCTGATCTCGTGCCTCGTATCGGCCGACTTTTCGCCCGTGGCCTTGGCCACAAGCAAACAGCCCTACACcgtggcagcagcatcttATTCATTCCTCCACCGGGAGGGTTACAGGGTACGTTGCCTTCGGACCAATTTCAAAAATCCCCCACTTCCACGGTGTGTAGTGCCAACCGATTTGGCCGCCGAAGAGAATGAGCGGAAGTCTGatactttctctctcgcccgctTTGCTGAAGGTTTCGCTCCTTCAGCGGGTCGCTGTTTGGGCGAATAATTTGGGAAGAACCCGGAAGTAGGTCAAAGAAATGTAGGTCGAGTGcctgtttttgctttcctccAAGCTGTTCGTCTGTAATGTACGGCTACGGAGCTGGCTGCACCATTTCTGGGTGCATCTTTGGAATGCACCCGTAAGACCCATTCAGTTTGGATGGCTTGGTTTGTGATAAATAGCGTCGAATTATCGAATTCCTCCTGAACATAACTGAAACTTTCATTACATAAGCAGCATCAGGATAAGCGTATTAGGATCGGAGGCAGAACTTGGCGTGCCCGAAACGACGCGTCCGGAAAACACAAGATgctcggttcgggttcgggttcctTGAGATGCTTTCGATTCGCTTTTACTTTTCACCCAACCGACCAACAATCACAGTTCCGATCGAGGTGGAGCACAAGAAATAATTTGCCTCCTACCCGATCTCCCGATCACTTTCTTTGCGGGCCTTACCGCAAAGCAATTATCGCCGAGCGCGACGTGTTTCTCTTCGCTTTCGATCGAACCGTGACATCATGGCCAGCGGtcggcaaagttttctttcctttggCCCCCCGTCTCCCCGGAAAGGCCGGCGCCACTTTTGGGCCCTGATCTCCGGCGAAATGGATGGTTTTCCGCCGATTTGCATCCATCTTTCAGCGGCGTTACGGTGTGCGCCTCACGTGGCGGCCTGAGTTTCCATTTCATCTGTTGCGAAACCACATCAACCTCCTCTGTCTACACCGTCGGTTCAGATATTGCCGCCTTCCGTCGAAACGGAATTCGATAACCATTGGCCaacgatttattttgcttATCGTTAGCTCCCAAATTTAATCCACCCGTGCCTCGAAATTTTCTCCTCTTTGGCGGGCGGAAAACCCGAGAGAAAACCCGCTGGCCGGTGATAACCGTTTGAAGGCGGAGCCGATCGGGCccgatgataatgatgatcaTCGTGTGTTTGCGTCGAAGATGACGGGGGCGCTGGGCACGTGGGGACGACCGATGTGGATGACCGGCAGACAGCGTGCAAAATCGATGCCTGAACGCCAACGCCCTGCCGCCACGCGTTACGGTTTTTTGCATCGCCTGGGCGGCCATGCTTCGAGGCCACCGCAGACCCGCAGAGGCCCCGCCGCAGAGCTGGTCCTCCGgggtgggttggtgggttGATTAAACATTTAATGGCCACTTTTTACGCCGCTTTTCGCGACTCGTTTGATggtcaattattttaatggcgTTCATGCTGCTGCGGTGTGTGACTGATGGACTCATCGTGGTCTGGGGAAGAAAAGGGTTCACAGGCGCGGAACACAGTGAGGTGGTGGATAGAAATTGGTCTGTGGCCATTAGTGCCTTTGAATGAAGGTACAGGCGGCTTCTACGATACTAATCGTCCTTAACATTCGTATGTTGTGCATTTTTCACACACTTTTTACGATCTTTCTCATTGCAGATGCATTTCGGAGTGCAGCAACTCTAGCGATACCGAAAATGATAACGAAAATGGGTATGCATATTGCTTTTCGGAGGGTTCCTTGCTTCGGTTGTACATTTCTCTCGAACTGCTTCGCACTCATTTCAGTGACCAAGAGATACCTCCGCACTGCCACATCACGCTTAAGTGCACCCGCGAGATTGCCGGGTTCAACGGGCTCGGCGAAGCCGTTCGGCGGCTGGACTTTCGCAGCTCGGTCCGCGATGGTCGCCGGTTCAACTACGTTTGtgcgctgctgcggctgctggtgtCCGGGCGAGGGATCACCAGTCTGCCCGGCGGTGCCCAGCGCCTGTTGCTGCAGATGCTCGAGGAGGTGGCCACGTACGTAAGCGACTCGCAGCAGAACATCAACGTGCTGCGGGGCCTGGTGCAGCAGCTGCGCGCGCTGCTCAACCAGGAGAACCAAAAGTGTTGGGGCAAACCGCTCGGCAGCCAAAGCTTGTGGGCCGAACACGTGCAAACCATCCAGCGCATACAGGACATAGCTAGTCAGATTGAAATTCGGGAGGCAAGTGATGCAGCGGGGGACGGGTGGGCTTTGGTGGGGCACGGCTTCTAATCTTCTTCTGTTCCGCCGACACCAACAGCCCGGTCCTAACATACGTCCTAAACTACACGACCTGCCGGAGGAGTGCGTGCGGGAGATCATCCTGCGGATCACCGACTACAAGGACTTGGAGGCGTCCGCTTCCGCCTGGTCGCTGATGGCGGCCCTCATCTCCGAGCAGCGCGTCTGGCGCGAGCTGTCGCACTTTCACTTTACCAAACAGCAAATCGATGTGATACTGGAGAAGATGTGCTTACAGGACACGAAGGAGCGCCACCGGAACTGGCAGGCCATTTACCATGCCTTGCGAAAGTGCGTAgcacggttcggtttttttttatagccGTTAGCTTCGACTTACCTTTTCTCTCCGTCGTCTCTTGCAGGATGTATGGCGTGCCAGAAGAGCTGCAGTTTGCTGAAATTCTAGCCTTCTGTCGGCTGTGTCGCTGCCTGTTTTGGCCATCCGCTGGCCACCCGTGCATCGTGGACCAGTGCCCGGACTTCCGGCAGCGCGTCGAGGAGGcgggcaacagcaacatcatcgaAACGCAACCGGTTCCGCCGGCAAAATTTCTGCAATACTTTTCACTGTAAAGCCGCGGGACTCGGAGTGCACCGGCTAGGCTACTTTTCGTCCCAATTCGTTGCTGTTCGTTACTGTGGCCGCCGTTTTCTGTGTGTTAGATGCTGATTAGCAGTGCAACGATACAAACATTGAGCCTGACGCCTCAAGCGGACCTTTGGCCGGTTGATTTCCTTGTTTACGAAGCAACACCCAGAGTAGAAGGAATTGGGGAGCGCATGATGCAAAACGAATGTATTGTTGACAGAGACAGCAGAATTGGGAAAGTGTGGCGCATAGCATTGATCAATGTAATCCCTCCCCCTTGATAGTGGCAACACTATATCTGCGTAGAGCATACAATACTAGTATTTAAACTATCAAGATATGAGCATGATGCGATGGGCAACAACCACACACAGGACTGTAGCAAAGTGAGATTCCGAGCAACGCGAAGAACAGCGTTGATAGATCGAACGATCGGGGCGGAAACATGGAAACGCGGGCGGAAACCTCCAGCCGAATCGGTTAATACATAGCTATATACATTATATATTCATACAGAAAGAGAGATATTTTGAAGGCATAAAATCAGACACACCCACAAGTGCGCGCCAGCCAGCATTCGAGCtgtattttcaaaacaatcgatatttaaatgtttcgaaGGTGGTTGACGCATCCCGCCCTGGTAGGCGGGAAACTATTTACAGAACGTTGCTGCCACTCTGGAACTCTCGAACAGAAATACCAACGGAAActcaaacgaacgaaccgcaGCCAGAAATAATATAAAACAGCTACAATACCCAGGATCGCGAGTCGCGGTATTCACTATTATACCGCGGAAGACGGCGAAGGATCTCCGGTGGATTTGCATCTCGCTATCTCGCTTACCGACAGAGCTTTGTCGAAAAACGAATTCATCTTTACGGATAACCGAAAACCGGATGGCAAAGGTGTCGTTCGAGGACGGCGAGGCTTGTGTTGTGGACAatacccgaacccgaaccgctACAGGAACGAAAGACGCGGTTTTTCTGACTAAAACTAACGAGGTCGAGGTCGTGTTGAGCCGATTTCTCTTTGCTCCATCGAAGGCGATTACAAGcggttttgcgtttcgttggACGTTAGGATATGAGAGAACTACAACTTAACCTTTTTCTCTGTCTATTGTGATAAACGTAGCGTTGTGTTTCAATCTGTGTTCCGTACGTTCGTACGTTATAGGATCTTGATGCGATGATATTAGAGAGCGATTCGGGAAAGCGTCGCCCCGTAGGAAGCGAGTTAAAGGACGTGGCCTCAAGGTGGAGCTGCGAGAGTAGAATAATGTGATAAAGGTTAGCCCGCGGGAAAATAATTCGTAGCTGCGCGGTCTGATGACGGGACAGAAAGGGCGGTAACGAACGacaccaacaaaccaaccaaaaaaagagagagtttttaaacggccaaacggaaccGCTCGCACTATTTCATTAGAACGATTTCTCTACGCTTTTGGACggttttaaatgcaaatttgtaACGATAAAAGCAGCTCTAGTTTATCGCGCCATGTGTAGTGGAGTTGCTGGATGACGGCGGACCTAAAGGCGGAATAAACGAATATCGTACGGACTCTAGGTTCAGCTGGTCACCGCTACTTATCCAGCGATCAATGGGTTGTGCAATTAGGAACACAAACGACTCCCGGTGTTATGGTGTTCGATAAAGGAAAACTCATTCAGCACTTATGGCCTATGTTACTCGTTTAGAGGAGGGTCCCCATATCGTCATGCCCTAGAGCAGTGTTGGATCTTACACGATGATTTCATGTAGTAGACTTAGATAATTTAAACCATTTCGAACAGAATTCCTTCGGTGCTACGAGGCGCGGATCGCTCGTGTTAGGTCGAACCGATATTAACGGTTTTGTTTGGTCGCGTGGTTCCGATCGGTTTACGGTTGCGTTTGCTGAAGTAGCCCCTTCCCGCACACAGGCGAGTTTTTGGAGCGAAAACGTACGCGATGCGCAGCGATGGCACACATTACAAATATCCTTCTCCAGTTCTCTCGACGGAGGGTTAATCGTAATTAAttcataaaacaaagaaatgaaacaagcaTCTTGTGAACAAGCGAACATTTTCAGTAAACCTACCAACGATAGTTGCCGgtggtttgaaattcattgAACAGTGTCCGAAACTGATATTGTCccttgttttttcttttgcagttAGGATTTTGCGCCAGCTCGGTGGAAAACattactgtggggctacacGGGCCGCAGCGtaacaattttgaaatttcataatactgccaaactgctgcgctgctgtcaAACACGTTTatgggtcggccgaggcgtaaaacCGACCGCAAAATCGAGTGCAAATActgtttgcatacgctttgtaagtaatgtaagttcttatttgctggaatagcaacaaaatctaaaaaatctgaaaaaataacattcagaaattaatttatttctctgctgtttttgttttctcggaccaaaaacacgaatgtaaacacgtttgacatttcgtttttatatttttatagcGCAAACGAAGTGACGTTTTGCGGTTGCGGATGGTGTAGAAAATTGAGGCACTTGCGCTCGAAGGGTTAGCTCGTTGTTTGACATTTCAGACGCATTGCATTGTCCCCAGCGCAAGAAGTCACCGATCTTGCGTACCGACTCCGACGGTTCCGTTGACCGCGTAGCCTCAAAGCCAGTGTTCTGTGCTCGTTGCCGCCCTCCCGGCCTACACGAATTGGCACTATTGGAAATCGTTGTGCAAAGaggaccgaccggaccgacgaCCCATCATCCGCCTCTGGAATGGCCGCTGCACCCGTTATCATTCCATCTGTCGCGAAGCACACGTCGACGGTAAGTGGCCGTCGACGGTGAAGGGGCCAACTCGGACAGGCGGGCCGcccggcaccgatcgatcccCTTTTCCCTGATGTGGCCTTTCCTTATCGCAGTGCTCACTCAAACTCCcacttttgttttctctctctctctctctcgcccatTTGCTCTCTTTGCAGTTAATCTTCCTTCACGGACTCGGCGATACGGggtatgttgttgtttgcacCGTTAAATGGGaacgaaaaacataaactcgGTCCCGAAAGTGAACCCGCCACCCAGCTGCTGGTTCCGGGTGCCGAGACTCTGTCAgtgacgaaagaaaaatcaattttcctcaTCACTGTATTCCGCCCGGTGCTACCTTCCGGAGCTCCCCTGCCGCCCGTGTGACCGGTTGGCTTGCCACTTTCTCCAGTGGACAATGCGTGTTTGTGGCAtggattttttctctctccgtccTCTGCCTcatgtgtgtgtatgtgtatgtgtggcccTGATTTGCGTGACCTTCAACGATGGCCGGCTGGGCGGCGGTATAGAGAGTCCTTTACGTAGGCGCGACACACAGCGCTCTACGGTGGACGTTGATTGAAttatgtaatgttttttttatgctgctcccTCCGACAATCGTCGCTTGGCGTACAATGCACAGAAAGTGCCTTCGACGGCGGAGCCAAAAGTGGGTGTTCCATTAAATCGCTTTCGTATGTCTATCGCCTTTCCAGCCATGGGTGGGCCACTTCGATGGCGGGACTCCGTACGGCTGACATGAAGGTGATCTGCCCGACGGCAGCCCCCATGCCGGTGACGATGAACGGTGGCTTTCGGCTTAACTCGTGGTTTGACCTGAAGTCGATCTCGATCAGTGACCCGGAGGACGAGGAGGGCATCAAGCGGGCCACGCGCACCGTGCACGATCTGATCCGGAGCGAAATGAAGGCCGGAATCGCATCGAACCGGATCATGCTCGGAGGCTTCTCGCAGGGCGGTGCG
The nucleotide sequence above comes from Anopheles bellator chromosome 1, idAnoBellAS_SP24_06.2, whole genome shotgun sequence. Encoded proteins:
- the LOC131206191 gene encoding acyl-protein thioesterase 1; the protein is MAAAPVIIPSVAKHTSTLIFLHGLGDTGHGWATSMAGLRTADMKVICPTAAPMPVTMNGGFRLNSWFDLKSISISDPEDEEGIKRATRTVHDLIRSEMKAGIASNRIMLGGFSQGGALALYAGLTFVEPLAGIIALSCWLPMHKRFPGDRKCPDTVPILQCHGDCDPIVFYKFGQLSSSVLKSFMQKSHFQSYESLGHSACDAELADMKNFIATHVPRQ
- the LOC131206462 gene encoding F-box only protein 25, whose translation is MPFISKDWRSPGDSWVKTDEGWEKLKVLECVKRKRCISECSNSSDTENDNENGDQEIPPHCHITLKCTREIAGFNGLGEAVRRLDFRSSVRDGRRFNYVCALLRLLVSGRGITSLPGGAQRLLLQMLEEVATYVSDSQQNINVLRGLVQQLRALLNQENQKCWGKPLGSQSLWAEHVQTIQRIQDIASQIEIREPGPNIRPKLHDLPEECVREIILRITDYKDLEASASAWSLMAALISEQRVWRELSHFHFTKQQIDVILEKMCLQDTKERHRNWQAIYHALRKMYGVPEELQFAEILAFCRLCRCLFWPSAGHPCIVDQCPDFRQRVEEAGNSNIIETQPVPPAKFLQYFSL